From the Prionailurus viverrinus isolate Anna unplaced genomic scaffold, UM_Priviv_1.0 scaffold_33, whole genome shotgun sequence genome, one window contains:
- the RRM2 gene encoding ribonucleoside-diphosphate reductase subunit M2, translated as MLSVRVPLATIVDPQQPQQQLQLSPLKGLSLADKENTPPALSGSRVLASKTARRIFQEPAEPKTKVLVPSVEDEPLLRENPRRFVIFPIEYHDIWQMYKKAEASFWTAEEVDLSKDIQHWESLKAEERYFISHVLAFFAASDGIVNENLVERFSQEVQITEARCFYGFQIAMENIHSEMYSLLIDTYIKDPREREFLFNAIETMPCVKKKADWALRWIGDKESTYGERVVAFAAVEGIFFSGSFASIFWLKKRGLMPGLTFSNELISRDEGLHCDFACLMFKHLVHKPSEQRVKEIIINAVRIEQEFLTEALPVKLIGMNCTLMKQYIEFVADRLMLELGFGKVFRVENPFDFMENISLEGKTNFFEKRVGEYQRMGVMSSPTENSFTLDADF; from the exons atgCTCTCCGTCCGCGTCCCGCTCGCCACCATCGTGGACCCGCAGCAGCCGCAGCAGCAGCTTCAGCTCTCGCCCTTGAAGGGGCTCAGCCTGGCGGACAAGGAGAACACG CCCCCGGCCCTCAGCGGGAGCCGCGTGCTGGCCAGCAAGACCGCCCGGAGGATCTTCCAGGAGCCCGCCGAGCCG AAAACTAAGGTGCTTGTCCCCAGCGTGGAGGATGAGCCACTGCTCCGAGAAAACCCTCGTCGCTTTGTCATCTTTCCTATCGAGTACCACGATATTTGGCAGATGTATAAGAAAGCGGAGGCTTCCTTCTGGACAGCCGAAGAG GTGGATCTTTCCAAGGACATTCAGCACTGGGAGTCcctgaaggcagaggagagatATTTTATATCGCATGTTCTGGCTTTCTTTGCAGCGAGTGATGGCATAGTAAATGAGAACTTG GTGGAGCGGTTCAGCCAAGAAGTTCAGATTACTGAAGCCCGCTGTTTCTATGGCTTCCAAATTGCCATGGAAAACATCCATTCTGAGATGTATAGTCTCCTCATTGACACTTACATTAAAGATCCCAGAGAGag GGAATTTCTCTTCAACGCCATCGAGACGATGCCTTGTGTAAAGAAGAAGGCGGATTGGGCCTTGCGTTGGATTGGGGACAAAGAGTCTACCTACG GAGAGCGGGTTGTGGCCTTTGCTGCAGTGGAAGGAATCTTCTTTTCTGGTTCTTTCGCGTCGATATTCTGGCTCAAGAAACGCGGCCTGATGCCTGGCCTCACGTTTTCCAATGAACTTATTAGCAGAGATGAG GGTCTACACTGTGACTTTGCCTGCCTGATGTTCAAACACCTGGTCCACAAACCTTCAGAGCAGAGAGTGAAGGAAATTATTATCAATGCCGTTAGGATAGAACAG GAATTCCTCACGGAGGCCTTGCCAGTGAAACTAATTGGGATGAATTGCACTTTAATGAAGCAGTATATTGAATTCGTGGCAGACAGACTTATGCTGGAGCTAGGTTTTGGCAAG GTTTTCAGAGTAGAAAATCCATTTGACTTTATGGAGAATATTTCACTGGAAGGGAAGACTAACTTCTTTGAGAAGAGAGTAGGCGAGTATCAGAGGATGGGAGTGATGTCAAGTCCAACAGAGAATTCTTTTACCTTGGATGCTGACTTCTAA